The nucleotide sequence CATCCACAATGAACTCCACTGTCCCGGCGTTGGTATAGCCGACCGCACGGGCAGCTTGAAGCGCAGCTTCACAAAGGCGAAGACGAGCGTCCTGCGGCAAATGAGGCGATGGCGATTCTTCAATGACTTTCTGGTTGCGCCGCTGGACCGAACAATTTCGTTCGAACAGATGGACGATATTCCCGTGCTTGTCGCCGAATATCTGCACTTCAATATGGCGGGCGTTTGCGATGAATTTTTCTAAAAAGACGACATCGTCCCCAAAATAAGCTTTCGCCCGATTTTTAACAGAAACAAACTGCTGACTGAGCGCTTGCTCACTGTCACAGCGTACCATGCCAATGCCGCCGCCTCCAGCACTCGCTTTCAGCATTACCGGATAACCGATGGCCTCAGCTTTTGCCAAAGCTTCCTCAAGTTCGTGGACGCCTTCTTCTGTTCCTGGAACAACTGGAACCCCTGCTTGAATCATCGTGCGGCGTGATTCAATCTTGTCACCCATTTTTTCCATGATGTCGGCGGAAGGACCAATAAAAACCAGCCCCGCCTGCTCTGTTTTTCGAGCGAATTCTGCATTTTCCGACAGCAAGCCGTATCCCGGATGAATGGCATCCGCTCCGGAGGCCAGCGCCGCTTCAATAATTTTGTCCACTTGCAAATACGATTGAGCGACCGGATTTGGTCCGATCAAAATAGCTTCGGTTGCTTCACTTGCATATGGCAGATCCCCATCAGCCTCTGAGTGGATGGCAACCGTTTCGATGCCGAGGCGGTCGCAGGTGCGGATAATCCGCCGTGCAATTTCGCCCCGGTTCGCAATCAGGATTTTATTCATATAAGAAATACCCCCTGTGTTTTTCTCCCTCCTCTAGCATATACGATTTTTGTAAGCGATTTCAACTATTGGCGCAAAACTTTTCAGAATAGAAAAATCCATCCGCTGTTTCCTTCTCGTTTTTTCCATAAAAAAAGACTTCCGTTAATGGAAGTCTGAGCTTGTAGACAAAAGAATTTTTACACATGAAAGCTGAATAAATATCCTATTGGAGAGAAAATTCCGGATCCTTCGTTTCAGCCGGACGCTTTCCGCGGGCTCGCGCCGAACTAACTCGGAACTTGCGTCCCGAGTGGATTTCGGCACTTCACTATCCCGCAGGAGTCGCCGGCCTCCACTTCAGCTCCTAAACGTGAAGCTTTCCAAAAGTGTCGCTTTTCTTTTTTCAGCTAGATAGTTTGGCTTCGATCGGATCATGGTTCACTTTCGAATCAAAGAGAAACGCTCCAACCGATTCGGTCACGGAAAGCGAAATAGCCGATTCGGTTGGTTTTGTGTATTTCTATTCATTTCATTTATACTTTGACTACAGTGTGAGACTTCCGTTAATGGAAGTCTCTATTTTTTCGCCTTGGCCAGGAAATTGTCGACTGCTTCGTGATGCACATCGGCTTCCCATAGTTCGGCACAGCGGCGCACTTCAGATTCTACCCGGTCCTTCAAGCCACTGGCCTGCCATTTCCGAATGGCAATTTCTTTATAGGCACGGTGCACTTCCGGCCGAATCTTTTTCATCGAATGGATAAATGCTTCAATATCGGCATCATTGCGGATTATTTTGGTTGCCCAGCCGTTTTCAAGCAGTTCATCCGCTGGATACGCCCGGGCATCGCTGAGCATTTTCAGCGCCCGGTCATGCTGCAAGGTTTCAAACAGGTAGCTGCCGCCTCCCCAGCCGCTTGTAATGGCAAGCGTGCCTTGGATAAAGCCGCATTTTGCATGTTCTCTGACCAAACGGTAATCGCAGGCAGTCGCAATTTCACAACCGCCGCCCACTGCCGCTCCGTTCACTAAAGCAATTACCGGAACCGGCAAGGTTTTGATGGCATAAAGCACTTCGCTCATCCGCTTCAGCATGGGGTAAGCTTGTTCTTTTGTTTTCAATTCGTGGAATACCGACAGATCGCCGCCGGAACAAAAAGCTTGGGATCCGGAAGCGGTAATGATGACAAAACGGGGGTTTGACTTATGTACTTTTTTTGTTAATTCTTCGAAGCCTTCCATAACGCCTTCGTTGATGGCATTGCGGATATCCGGGCGGTCAATTGTAAAGGTTAGGATTTCGTCTGCCATTTCAATTTTATACGACATCTTACCACTCCTTATTTTTAGGTAGAGAAAAAGGCTATCGAGAGCCATGGCCTCTCAATAGCCTTTTAGCAGCAAATACTGTTTTATTTGCTTGCTACTACTTCTTTCCCTTTGTATGAACCGCATTCTTTGCAGACGCGGTGAGCCAATTTCATTTCGCCACAGCTTGGGCAAGTTACCATGCCCGGCACTGACAATTTGAAATGCGTACGGCGTTTTCTTTTAACGGTTTTGGACGTTCTTCTAGCTGGTACAGCCATTGGTGACACCTCCTTACAATGATTCTATTCATCTGACTGATCAAAATACTTGGCTAAATCAGCAAGTCTTGGATCCGGTTTTGGTTGTGCTTCTTCTTTCTCCGCTTCCGCTTGCTCATCAGTTGAATAGGACCAGTCGTTGCCGCCAGTAATCACGGCTTCTTCGGAATCCTCCTTGAACACTTGCATCGGAATCTCCAAAAGGATAAGTTCTTCTAGCACCGGCTGAAGGTCAATTGTTTCAGTAGCAACCATGTGAACATTATCGTCTTTCGTATCTCGGTCTTTTTCAGACCAGGAGAAAATTTCAACCGATTTGATGTCGATAGGAAATTCAACGTCTTCCCAAGTTCTAGCGCAGGGAAGTATAAGCATCCCTTTGAGTTGAAGCTGGCACGTTATTTGTTGCGAACCAATTGTACAATGCCCCATGACATGCATAGGTGAAATTTCGCGAATATCGCTATTGCGTTTTTTCACTGCATCCAAGTGGACAATTTCGTCAATCGGCATTCCGTCTTTGCGATGCTTTTGAAGCTGTTGAATCGCCATTTTCATAAGTATCACCTCTAAGACAACAAAGTTGATTATATAATGCACAGAAAAAGATGTCAAGATAAAATCTTGTCAGACAGATCCAAACATCGGTATACTGTTATTTAAGTTTACCAAAGGAGCGAGTGAAATGAAAGCTGCAGGTATTGTTGTTGAGTACAATCCATTTCATAATGGCCACCTCCACCACGCTTTTCAGTCGCGCATCGAGTCTGGAGCCGATGTGCTGGTTGCTGTGATGAGCGGCCAATTTCTGCAGCGGGGAGAGCCTGCATTTGCCGACAAATGGGCACGGACTGAAATGGCCTTGGCCAGCGGTGTGGATATTGTCATCGAGCTTCCCTATGTTTATGCCACTGCACAAGCTTCAGATTTTGCCAAAGGCGCTATCGCCCTGCTCTCGGCTATCGGCTGCGAATCGTTTTGCTTTGGCAGTGAACAAGGCTCCATTGAGCCTTTCCTTCGGACGTATGGGCTCTTAGAGAGCAAACGCGCTGTTTATGAACAAAAGATCCATGAAGCCGTCCAGACGGGCATCAGCTATCCTAAGGCCTTAAATGAAGCCTACACCAGCCTAACCGAAAACGGTGCAGGCTATGCCGATTTAAAGCAGCCGAACAATATACTGGGCTACCATTACATAGAAGCAGCAAAAAAAATGGCTTCCCCGATTCGCCCGCTGACCATTCAGCGCATTGCAGCCAATTACCATGATCCGATCGATAAGGAACTGACCATCGCCAGCGCAACCGGCATCCGGCAGGCTTTTTTTGAAGGTGGATCGATGGAGGAAATCGCCAAATACATGCCTGAAGCTTCCATCTCCATTCTGAAGGAATTTACTGAGGCGCATCAGGGGTTCGGCAGCTGGGAACGTTTTTATCCCCTGCTGCGCTATAGCATTCTTCGGGAGCGTCCATCCCGGTTAAACCGGTTTGCCGAAGTGACAGAAGGCATCGAAAACCTGATTTATGAAGCGGCAAAAAAAGAGACGGAGTTTGAAGGTTTCATCAGCCGCGTGAAATCGAAGCGGTTTACACGCACCCGCGTGCAGCGGATGCTGACGCATATCTATACCGG is from Planococcus liqunii and encodes:
- a CDS encoding acetyl-CoA carboxylase biotin carboxylase subunit, which produces MNKILIANRGEIARRIIRTCDRLGIETVAIHSEADGDLPYASEATEAILIGPNPVAQSYLQVDKIIEAALASGADAIHPGYGLLSENAEFARKTEQAGLVFIGPSADIMEKMGDKIESRRTMIQAGVPVVPGTEEGVHELEEALAKAEAIGYPVMLKASAGGGGIGMVRCDSEQALSQQFVSVKNRAKAYFGDDVVFLEKFIANARHIEVQIFGDKHGNIVHLFERNCSVQRRNQKVIEESPSPHLPQDARLRLCEAALQAARAVGYTNAGTVEFIVDEKNQFYFLEMNTRLQVEHPVTEQVTGYDLVEWQIDVANGKELPPQDSIQSHGHAIEFRIYAEDPKTFFPSPGKLESIMWGQDARIESGYEQGNAVTPFYDPMISKVIITGSDRIDAIRKSQNFFNHATITGVKTNIPLFKEFVESQEFVNGDYATSVLPKWLEKTKEEQGL
- a CDS encoding enoyl-CoA hydratase/isomerase family protein, whose protein sequence is MSYKIEMADEILTFTIDRPDIRNAINEGVMEGFEELTKKVHKSNPRFVIITASGSQAFCSGGDLSVFHELKTKEQAYPMLKRMSEVLYAIKTLPVPVIALVNGAAVGGGCEIATACDYRLVREHAKCGFIQGTLAITSGWGGGSYLFETLQHDRALKMLSDARAYPADELLENGWATKIIRNDADIEAFIHSMKKIRPEVHRAYKEIAIRKWQASGLKDRVESEVRRCAELWEADVHHEAVDNFLAKAKK
- the rpmF gene encoding 50S ribosomal protein L32, yielding MAVPARRTSKTVKRKRRTHFKLSVPGMVTCPSCGEMKLAHRVCKECGSYKGKEVVASK
- a CDS encoding YceD family protein yields the protein MKMAIQQLQKHRKDGMPIDEIVHLDAVKKRNSDIREISPMHVMGHCTIGSQQITCQLQLKGMLILPCARTWEDVEFPIDIKSVEIFSWSEKDRDTKDDNVHMVATETIDLQPVLEELILLEIPMQVFKEDSEEAVITGGNDWSYSTDEQAEAEKEEAQPKPDPRLADLAKYFDQSDE
- a CDS encoding nucleotidyltransferase — its product is MKAAGIVVEYNPFHNGHLHHAFQSRIESGADVLVAVMSGQFLQRGEPAFADKWARTEMALASGVDIVIELPYVYATAQASDFAKGAIALLSAIGCESFCFGSEQGSIEPFLRTYGLLESKRAVYEQKIHEAVQTGISYPKALNEAYTSLTENGAGYADLKQPNNILGYHYIEAAKKMASPIRPLTIQRIAANYHDPIDKELTIASATGIRQAFFEGGSMEEIAKYMPEASISILKEFTEAHQGFGSWERFYPLLRYSILRERPSRLNRFAEVTEGIENLIYEAAKKETEFEGFISRVKSKRFTRTRVQRMLTHIYTGFTWEELRSFEKPAYMRLLGMTTKGKQYLNQQKKNIGLPLISRAADLTDPMGKLDIHASSMYLLGIGAMDVKKEFTTPPRYFG